The stretch of DNA GCGCCTCGCCTCTTCTCACACGGTGTTTTCCGCGGTGGCTTCATCGTCTTCATCCACCACCGCGCTCATCGCGGCCACCGGAATCGCGGGTCCCAGGGTTCGGTATCACCACAGAGGCCCAGCACCGAGCAGCATTTCGGGCTGAGAATCTCGCTCACGGTAGTCTCATTCAGACTGCAGTACGACCACGTGCCATGCTCCCTCTTCTCGATGAGCCCAGCTTCCTGGAGGACACGCAGGTGATATGATACACCTGACTGAGCGATCCCGAGAGCCTCTGTTAGGTCGCAGACGCACAGTTCGCCGCCATGTTTCAGCAGAAACATAATCTTGAGTCTGGTGGGATCCGCAAGAGCCTTGAACCTGCTCACATAGTCATAAGCGGTCGATTCGAAGCGCTTGAGCTTCTCCAGTAGTTCCTCCATGTCGCTCATCCTTACATCAATCAATCATGATATAGGGCCCATAAAACATGCGGCTCGCGGCCGCTACATAGATGCCTCATGAAAATCGTATCACGGCGGCTGCGCGCCGTCAACGGCTCGGATAAGTCCCCGAGCAGCGCGTTCGGACCCCTTCGAGCTGTCAGCCCGCTCCCTGCAAGCCACTCGCGCCGAAACTGACCCTCTCTTCGCCGTGTCGATGCAGAGCAGTCTCTCGTCATCCTGAGATGATGGGCGGGATTACCAGTATTTCGGACCCGCCGGAGACCTCTTTATCTAATCCGCCCTCCGAGACCGCGACACGCTCCTGGTTCAGCAAGACCATGCTCGACTTCAGGAAGCCGGCGAAATCCCCATCAAGCAGGGATTGCACAAACCTCTTCATGCCGTCCGGACAGTCTCTCTCTAGGTCCTTACGTTTGCGCTCAAGGAATTCCTCAAGGATCTGCCCCAGCTTGGCGCCC from Bacillota bacterium encodes:
- a CDS encoding MoaD/ThiS family protein encodes the protein MSISVSVRLVFPWDHRETSVECPEGAKLGQILEEFLERKRKDLERDCPDGMKRFVQSLLDGDFAGFLKSSMVLLNQERVAVSEGGLDKEVSGGSEILVIPPIISG
- a CDS encoding metalloregulator ArsR/SmtB family transcription factor, whose translation is MEELLEKLKRFESTAYDYVSRFKALADPTRLKIMFLLKHGGELCVCDLTEALGIAQSGVSYHLRVLQEAGLIEKREHGTWSYCSLNETTVSEILSPKCCSVLGLCGDTEPWDPRFRWPR